One Bartonella sp. TP genomic window carries:
- a CDS encoding glutaredoxin domain-containing protein — translation MYIIHSKPGCPWCDRAKELLRKHNIEYKEQSYKTPAEVALFKSNGYKTFPQVFDDNGKHIGGFEALQEHLSPDDF, via the coding sequence ATGTATATTATTCACAGTAAACCGGGCTGCCCCTGGTGCGACAGAGCAAAAGAACTGTTGCGCAAGCATAATATTGAATATAAAGAACAAAGCTATAAAACCCCAGCCGAAGTAGCATTATTTAAATCCAACGGCTATAAGACTTTTCCGCAAGTATTTGACGATAATGGCAAGCATATTGGCGGATTTGAAGCTTTGCAAGAGCATCTTAGCCCCGATGATTTTTAA
- the rpmI gene encoding 50S ribosomal protein L35 translates to MPKMKTKSSAKKRFKITATGLVKAAAAGKRHGMIKRSNKFIRDARGTMVLSPVDAKKITHNYLPNGL, encoded by the coding sequence ATGCCCAAAATGAAAACGAAATCATCCGCAAAAAAGCGGTTTAAGATCACGGCAACGGGCCTGGTTAAAGCCGCCGCCGCTGGCAAACGCCATGGCATGATCAAAAGAAGCAATAAATTCATCAGGGATGCGCGCGGCACTATGGTGCTAAGCCCCGTAGATGCGAAGAAAATTACGCATAATTATTTACCAAACGGTTTGTAG
- the lysM gene encoding peptidoglycan-binding protein LysM: MGLFDFVKEAGHRLLNDMGDTAKSAASNIGQQVVADNVKKHLDKYNIGTENVNVKVDGDKALLSGEVTDQASLEKAVLAVGNLLGISHVNASELKVQNNNTSMGGKNSRFYEVKRGDSLWQIAESVYGAANGDKYKVIFEANKPMLSSPDDIFPGQMLRIPNIDAA; the protein is encoded by the coding sequence ATGGGACTATTTGACTTTGTGAAAGAAGCCGGGCACAGGCTTTTAAACGATATGGGTGATACAGCCAAAAGCGCAGCCTCGAATATAGGCCAACAAGTTGTCGCAGATAATGTTAAAAAGCATTTAGACAAATATAATATCGGTACAGAAAATGTTAATGTAAAGGTAGATGGCGACAAGGCGCTTTTGAGCGGCGAGGTAACTGACCAAGCATCGTTAGAAAAAGCTGTGCTGGCTGTTGGCAATTTGCTAGGCATTTCTCATGTTAACGCTAGTGAGCTCAAAGTGCAAAACAATAATACTAGCATGGGCGGAAAAAACAGCCGATTTTATGAGGTTAAGCGTGGTGATAGCCTATGGCAAATAGCAGAGTCGGTTTATGGCGCTGCCAATGGCGACAAATATAAAGTTATCTTTGAAGCCAACAAGCCTATGCTAAGCTCGCCCGACGATATTTTTCCGGGTCAAATGTTGCGTATCCCAAATATAGACGCAGCATAG
- the pheS gene encoding phenylalanine--tRNA ligase subunit alpha, whose translation MDNINDLKTQLLNRIEACSELAQVEQQKIELLGRQGQVSNLLKQLGQMSPAERQINGPVLNDLKNQINAALEAKMAWFKNQAKQELLAAQRVDISLPMPPLPLTQGRLHPLTKVMEEVNAIFSKMGFDIAAGNDIETDYYNFTALNFPRNHPARTMHDTFFLKTKDAKGNHKLLRTHTSPVQIHAMQCMEPPLRIIIPGKTYRMDYDATHAPMFHQLEGLVIDKQANMANLRWVLEEFCKQFFESPNIKMRFRPSFFPFTEPSMEVDISCTNVNNGQWLEILGCGMVHPNVLHNGGPAFSNCQGFAWGVGIERLAMLKYGISDLRAFFEADVEWLKHYGFTAQGKIA comes from the coding sequence ATGGACAATATAAACGACCTAAAGACGCAATTGCTTAACCGCATAGAAGCTTGTAGCGAGCTTGCACAAGTAGAGCAACAAAAAATTGAGCTTTTAGGTCGCCAGGGCCAGGTTTCCAATTTGTTGAAACAACTGGGGCAAATGAGCCCGGCAGAGCGCCAGATTAACGGCCCAGTATTGAATGATTTAAAGAATCAGATAAATGCTGCGCTTGAAGCAAAGATGGCCTGGTTCAAAAATCAAGCAAAGCAAGAGCTCTTGGCCGCACAGCGAGTAGATATTAGCCTGCCAATGCCGCCATTGCCTCTTACACAGGGCCGACTGCATCCTTTAACCAAAGTTATGGAAGAAGTGAATGCTATCTTCAGCAAAATGGGCTTTGACATCGCCGCTGGCAATGATATCGAAACGGATTATTACAATTTCACAGCGCTGAATTTTCCGCGGAATCATCCTGCACGTACAATGCATGACACGTTTTTTCTAAAAACCAAGGACGCAAAGGGTAACCATAAATTATTGCGCACCCATACTTCGCCAGTACAAATTCACGCTATGCAATGCATGGAGCCGCCGTTGCGCATTATAATTCCTGGCAAGACTTACCGCATGGATTATGACGCCACCCACGCCCCGATGTTTCACCAGCTAGAAGGGTTGGTTATCGATAAACAAGCGAATATGGCAAATCTACGCTGGGTATTAGAGGAATTCTGCAAGCAATTTTTTGAAAGCCCAAACATCAAAATGCGCTTTCGTCCCTCTTTTTTCCCCTTTACCGAACCCTCAATGGAGGTTGATATTAGCTGCACAAATGTCAACAATGGCCAGTGGCTAGAGATTCTTGGCTGCGGCATGGTGCACCCAAATGTGCTGCACAATGGCGGTCCAGCTTTTAGTAATTGCCAAGGCTTTGCGTGGGGCGTGGGCATTGAGCGCCTGGCCATGCTAAAATACGGCATTAGCGATTTACGCGCCTTTTTTGAAGCAGATGTCGAATGGCTTAAGCATTATGGCTTCACAGCACAAGGTAAAATAGCATGA
- the dapE gene encoding succinyl-diaminopimelate desuccinylase, translating to MSNKITIEELKNPLFVLQELLRCPSVTPIEAGAQQFIAECLEPLGFTIQHLPFEAVANLYASRPGGKGRHLLFSGHSDVVSPGAPASWSHAPFSGIIEGGRIYGRGAQDMKGAIACFISALARAGEIDATISLAITADEEGPALDGTVKLLQHVAQQGEKWDFALVGEPTCGEQFGDTIKIGRRGSLNGVLHVQGVGGHVAYPHLAVNGAHKLANCISKLLSLQLDQGSENFQASNLEVTQLVSSSNSDNVIPAFGFARFNIRFNDLWTLESLKARIAESLPKDPDIELDWVDGASESFLLPEPKLATTLQEIIKKTTGISARLDTGGGTSDARFIKNYCPVVEFGLCGGLMHKPNENVPLPELEALTKVYTELLQIV from the coding sequence ATGTCAAATAAAATTACTATAGAAGAGCTAAAAAATCCACTTTTTGTCCTACAAGAATTATTGCGATGTCCTTCGGTTACGCCAATCGAAGCGGGAGCACAGCAATTTATAGCCGAGTGCCTAGAGCCGCTGGGCTTTACTATTCAGCATTTGCCATTCGAAGCTGTGGCGAATCTTTATGCTAGCCGCCCTGGGGGTAAGGGCCGGCATCTGTTATTTTCTGGGCATAGTGACGTAGTGTCGCCTGGCGCGCCTGCTAGTTGGAGCCATGCGCCATTTTCTGGTATTATTGAGGGCGGGAGGATTTATGGTCGCGGCGCGCAGGATATGAAGGGCGCTATAGCCTGCTTTATCTCGGCTTTGGCTCGCGCTGGCGAAATAGATGCCACAATTTCTCTAGCTATAACGGCAGATGAAGAAGGCCCGGCTTTGGACGGCACGGTTAAATTATTGCAGCATGTGGCGCAGCAAGGTGAAAAATGGGACTTTGCGCTAGTTGGCGAGCCCACTTGCGGCGAGCAATTTGGTGACACTATTAAGATTGGCCGGCGTGGTAGCTTGAATGGCGTTTTGCATGTGCAAGGCGTGGGCGGCCATGTCGCTTATCCGCATTTGGCTGTTAATGGAGCGCATAAGCTTGCCAATTGTATATCTAAATTGCTGTCATTGCAGTTAGATCAAGGCAGCGAAAATTTCCAAGCTTCCAATTTAGAGGTTACGCAACTAGTTTCGTCAAGCAATTCGGATAATGTTATACCAGCTTTTGGATTTGCGCGCTTTAACATTAGATTTAATGATTTATGGACGCTCGAATCTTTAAAAGCGCGAATTGCGGAAAGCCTACCAAAAGATCCAGATATAGAGTTAGATTGGGTAGATGGCGCGAGCGAGAGTTTTTTACTGCCAGAACCGAAATTAGCCACTACGCTACAAGAGATTATAAAAAAAACTACCGGAATTAGTGCACGGCTTGATACTGGCGGCGGCACTTCTGATGCGCGTTTTATAAAAAATTACTGCCCAGTTGTAGAGTTTGGCCTGTGCGGTGGGCTTATGCATAAGCCCAATGAAAATGTGCCATTGCCTGAGTTAGAGGCTCTCACAAAGGTTTATACAGAATTGTTACAAATTGTATAA
- a CDS encoding alpha/beta hydrolase yields the protein MIEKIIVDGRTIAVDVARPQGATHNLLWLPGYLADMSGTKASFLSQFCAQKNLGIIRFDYSGVGLSAVGGQEFLQATLSDWLSEVLHIYKLYNDKPMILVGSSCGGWLALLASLALQKIGQAPEALVLLAPAPDFTSILWRDKFTQQQQSELVEQGVVYFGEEKVPFSQKFIDDAQQHHLLDGLIEINSPIYILQGQQDNVVPPEHSLALLHRLVGCDVSLSLLKDGDHRLSGISDLQKLTQIIGDIVEENG from the coding sequence ATGATAGAAAAAATTATTGTTGATGGGCGCACTATAGCGGTAGATGTTGCCAGGCCCCAGGGGGCCACGCATAATTTACTGTGGTTGCCGGGTTATTTGGCAGATATGAGTGGTACTAAGGCGAGTTTTCTGAGCCAATTTTGTGCGCAGAAGAATTTGGGTATTATTCGTTTTGACTATAGCGGGGTGGGTCTTTCTGCTGTTGGTGGGCAAGAATTTCTGCAGGCCACGCTAAGTGACTGGCTTAGCGAAGTGTTGCATATTTATAAATTATATAATGACAAGCCAATGATTTTGGTTGGTTCTTCTTGCGGTGGTTGGTTGGCTCTGCTGGCTAGTTTGGCGTTGCAAAAAATAGGCCAGGCTCCAGAAGCCTTGGTGCTTTTGGCTCCGGCGCCGGATTTTACTAGCATTTTATGGCGCGATAAATTTACACAGCAGCAGCAAAGTGAGCTTGTAGAACAGGGCGTTGTTTATTTTGGCGAAGAGAAGGTGCCTTTTTCGCAAAAATTTATTGACGATGCTCAGCAACATCATTTATTAGATGGGCTAATAGAGATTAATTCGCCAATTTATATCCTGCAAGGCCAGCAAGATAACGTAGTGCCGCCAGAGCATAGCCTGGCTTTGCTACATAGATTGGTCGGCTGTGATGTTAGTCTTTCGCTGTTAAAAGATGGGGACCATCGTTTGTCTGGAATAAGTGATTTGCAGAAACTCACGCAGATTATTGGCGATATTGTTGAAGAAAATGGGTAA
- a CDS encoding DUF930 domain-containing protein, with translation MQVRIWYAMVILVPSFLAGSVANAMSPLLREELKRLDPQTRLEQRCDIEAMEAIAKSTKFSPDKAIAYAFADPITTKDTINAKGAAFRARGKWYHFSFFCLGTADHLGIVKFDYRLGEKVPRDQWDAHYLVP, from the coding sequence ATGCAGGTTAGAATTTGGTATGCTATGGTAATTTTAGTGCCTTCTTTTCTTGCGGGCTCTGTGGCTAATGCGATGAGCCCGCTTTTGCGTGAAGAGTTGAAGCGGTTAGACCCGCAAACGCGGCTTGAGCAGCGCTGTGATATCGAAGCGATGGAAGCTATTGCAAAATCTACCAAATTCTCGCCAGATAAAGCTATAGCCTATGCTTTTGCTGACCCCATAACGACCAAAGACACTATAAACGCTAAGGGTGCAGCTTTTCGGGCGCGCGGCAAATGGTACCATTTTAGCTTTTTCTGCTTAGGTACTGCAGATCATCTTGGTATAGTTAAATTTGATTATCGTCTGGGCGAAAAAGTCCCGCGTGACCAATGGGACGCGCATTATTTGGTGCCATAA
- the dnaJ gene encoding molecular chaperone DnaJ: MKIDYYEVLGVARDCDDKTIKTAFRKLAMQYHPDKNPGNIEAEQKFKELGEAYEILRDPQKRAAYDRYGHDAFAGGAGGQNPFGDMGGSPFGGFADIFSDMFGDIMGGGMSAQADPRQRGSDLRYNMTISLAEAYSGLEKQIDIKAATQCDECNGSGAQDGTAPQTCPQCHGAGRERIRQGFFAIERTCSTCHGRGEIVANPCKKCGGAGRVEKHRQINVRIPKGVDTDTRLRLSNEGEAGLFGGPSGDLYIFLTVKEHELFQRENADLYCRVPISMTKAALGGTISVTSLSGKQHEVKIPVGAQNGKKLRLSGEGMPVLQKSGYGDLYILLQIETPQNLNAKQRELLQQFEKLSKSENSPTSSGFFNRMREFFTHL, encoded by the coding sequence ATGAAAATAGATTATTACGAAGTATTAGGTGTAGCTCGCGATTGCGACGATAAAACAATAAAAACTGCATTTCGCAAATTAGCCATGCAGTATCACCCCGATAAAAATCCGGGTAATATCGAGGCAGAACAAAAATTCAAAGAATTAGGCGAAGCCTATGAAATATTGCGCGACCCACAAAAACGCGCCGCTTATGACCGCTATGGCCATGACGCTTTTGCAGGAGGCGCCGGTGGGCAGAATCCGTTTGGCGATATGGGGGGCAGCCCTTTTGGTGGCTTTGCCGATATTTTCAGCGACATGTTTGGCGATATTATGGGGGGGGGCATGTCGGCCCAGGCCGACCCACGCCAGCGCGGCTCTGATCTGCGCTATAATATGACTATCAGCCTGGCCGAGGCCTATAGTGGGCTAGAAAAGCAAATTGACATTAAAGCGGCCACGCAATGCGACGAATGCAATGGCTCGGGAGCGCAAGATGGCACAGCGCCGCAGACCTGCCCGCAATGCCATGGTGCTGGCCGCGAGCGGATAAGGCAGGGCTTTTTTGCCATAGAGCGCACTTGTTCTACTTGCCATGGCCGCGGAGAAATTGTGGCAAATCCATGCAAGAAATGCGGCGGTGCTGGCCGGGTAGAAAAACATCGCCAGATTAATGTGCGCATTCCAAAAGGTGTAGACACGGATACGCGGTTGCGGCTTAGCAATGAGGGCGAAGCAGGGCTTTTTGGTGGGCCAAGTGGTGATTTATATATTTTTCTAACGGTAAAAGAGCATGAGCTATTCCAGCGAGAAAATGCCGATTTATATTGTCGCGTGCCAATTAGCATGACCAAGGCGGCACTGGGCGGCACTATTAGCGTTACTAGCCTTAGCGGCAAGCAGCATGAGGTAAAGATACCTGTTGGCGCACAAAATGGCAAAAAACTACGCCTGAGCGGCGAGGGTATGCCGGTTTTGCAAAAATCTGGCTACGGCGATTTGTACATTCTGCTTCAGATTGAAACGCCGCAAAACCTTAATGCCAAGCAGCGCGAGCTCTTGCAACAATTTGAAAAATTGTCGAAGAGCGAAAATAGCCCTACAAGCTCTGGGTTTTTCAATCGTATGCGAGAATTTTTTACTCATCTTTAA
- a CDS encoding MFS transporter, with the protein MYRKVEFILITILGSFIEFFDFTVYNFFSAQIAAAIFPHKSAYISMLLAFSIFALGFVIRPLGGIILGYIADKKSRTLALYWSMMLMAAANLLLCCLPSFAMIGTAAPVLLVLARLCQGFATGGESSVASSLLIEAGYRPGLFLSFQFMAQGLSSFLGAAFAAGLNIWLSHQQLYDWGWRLPFLAGLCLTPLALMLRRYSYMQADKRPDTTEKTQLKQYWGQIFLSIMSILPTSVAIYCMVFYMPHFLNQIGFKNAGANFLITSYAGLFMAFGALLGGLFCDRVQRQKALIVYLLGAIAGLAYISFTTLAAANSLCFISSYLLCVTHIGMLMTVSGLFILQVFPTQIRARSNAISYCIGVALFGGTTNMAITALQHYYHNNYMAFYYLLLALTIGAVVFLVFPKAEPYGTK; encoded by the coding sequence ATGTACCGTAAAGTAGAATTTATCCTTATCACAATTCTAGGTAGTTTTATAGAGTTTTTTGACTTCACTGTCTATAACTTTTTTTCAGCCCAGATTGCGGCGGCGATTTTTCCGCATAAAAGCGCCTATATTTCTATGCTACTTGCCTTTAGTATTTTTGCTTTGGGTTTTGTAATTCGCCCACTAGGCGGCATAATTCTGGGCTATATAGCAGATAAAAAAAGCCGTACTTTGGCACTATATTGGTCAATGATGTTAATGGCAGCAGCAAATTTGCTGCTATGTTGTCTACCAAGCTTCGCGATGATAGGCACAGCAGCGCCGGTATTACTGGTTTTGGCGCGCCTTTGCCAAGGCTTTGCTACTGGCGGTGAGTCAAGCGTGGCCTCTAGCTTACTAATCGAGGCTGGGTACAGGCCGGGGCTCTTTCTGAGTTTTCAATTTATGGCTCAAGGTTTGAGTAGCTTTTTGGGCGCTGCTTTTGCCGCGGGCCTAAACATCTGGCTTAGCCACCAGCAGCTCTATGATTGGGGCTGGCGCTTGCCATTTTTGGCAGGGCTGTGTCTAACGCCCTTGGCGCTGATGCTGCGTCGCTATAGCTATATGCAGGCAGATAAACGCCCAGACACCACTGAAAAAACCCAATTAAAGCAATATTGGGGTCAGATTTTCTTGAGCATTATGAGCATATTACCGACTAGCGTGGCGATTTACTGTATGGTATTTTATATGCCACATTTTTTAAATCAAATTGGCTTTAAGAATGCTGGCGCCAATTTTCTTATCACCAGCTATGCAGGTTTGTTTATGGCTTTTGGTGCGCTGCTGGGCGGCCTGTTTTGCGATAGGGTACAGCGACAAAAAGCGCTGATTGTTTATTTGCTCGGCGCAATTGCTGGCTTGGCCTATATCAGCTTTACTACTTTAGCAGCGGCCAATTCACTTTGCTTTATTAGCAGCTACCTACTCTGCGTAACCCATATTGGTATGCTGATGACGGTGAGCGGTTTATTTATTCTGCAGGTTTTTCCAACACAAATCAGAGCCAGGAGCAACGCTATATCCTACTGCATTGGCGTGGCTCTTTTTGGCGGCACCACCAATATGGCTATAACCGCCCTGCAGCATTATTATCACAATAATTACATGGCCTTTTACTATTTATTGCTAGCACTCACCATAGGCGCCGTAGTCTTTCTTGTCTTTCCTAAAGCAGAGCCTTATGGCACCAAATAA
- the infC gene encoding translation initiation factor IF-3 yields MIIAQRRYTIRRPSSKAATVKKDGPNANRDILAEQIQLIDVSGQNLGVVNTRTAIAMAEEAGLDLVEIVPTATPPVCKITDLGKLKYQTQKKAALARKNQKTVEVKEIKLRPNIDTHDYDVKLRAIIRFLSEGDKVKVTMRFRGRELAHQDLGEKLLNRIIEDVGENCKIEFAPKMEGRQMIMILAPK; encoded by the coding sequence ATGATCATAGCACAAAGGAGATATACCATTCGCCGACCAAGTAGTAAAGCTGCAACCGTAAAAAAAGACGGGCCAAACGCAAATCGTGATATTCTAGCAGAGCAAATACAACTGATAGATGTGTCGGGGCAAAATCTAGGGGTAGTGAATACACGCACTGCCATTGCCATGGCAGAAGAAGCCGGGCTAGATTTGGTAGAAATTGTACCAACAGCCACGCCCCCAGTTTGTAAAATAACCGATCTGGGCAAGCTAAAATATCAAACGCAGAAAAAAGCAGCTCTAGCGCGTAAGAATCAGAAAACGGTTGAGGTAAAAGAAATAAAGCTAAGGCCAAATATCGACACCCATGATTATGATGTAAAATTGCGAGCAATCATACGCTTTTTAAGCGAAGGGGATAAGGTCAAGGTTACAATGCGCTTTCGTGGCCGCGAGTTAGCCCACCAGGATTTAGGCGAAAAATTGCTAAACCGCATAATCGAAGATGTGGGTGAAAACTGCAAAATAGAATTTGCCCCCAAAATGGAAGGTCGGCAAATGATAATGATCTTGGCGCCAAAATAA
- the rplT gene encoding 50S ribosomal protein L20, which translates to MARVKRGVTSHAKHKKVLKQAAGFYGRRKNTIRAAKAAVDRAKQYAYRDRKNRKRTFRALWIQRINAACREHGLSYGRFIDGLIKAGIEVDRKLLSQLAIEEPASFTALVNKSREALAYLKEIDESAYNAVAA; encoded by the coding sequence ATGGCAAGAGTTAAACGCGGCGTAACGTCGCACGCAAAACACAAAAAAGTTTTAAAACAAGCTGCTGGCTTTTATGGCCGACGCAAAAATACCATACGCGCAGCAAAAGCAGCCGTAGATAGAGCCAAGCAATATGCCTATCGCGATAGAAAAAATAGAAAACGTACATTCCGTGCTCTATGGATTCAGCGCATCAACGCGGCATGCCGCGAGCATGGCCTGAGCTATGGTCGCTTTATCGATGGTTTAATCAAAGCTGGTATCGAGGTAGATCGCAAGCTACTTTCGCAATTGGCGATAGAAGAACCAGCAAGCTTTACAGCTTTGGTTAATAAATCCCGCGAAGCTCTAGCCTATCTAAAAGAGATAGATGAGTCTGCTTATAATGCGGTGGCGGCTTAA
- the ytpR gene encoding YtpR family tRNA-binding protein: MKFTLSWLKEHLETDHRIEQIAEALTQLGLEVESIDDKAYLAPLKIAQIIEAAPHPNADKLQLLQVDIGEGNPLKIVCGAANARVGLCGVLAPIGTYLPHLGLTIQLSKIRGETSHGMMCSAAELGLPNDNGGILELPADAPIGESYANYAKLNDPVIEISVTPNRSDCTSVHGIARDLAAFGLGKLKELANQAIPDSIQQRLNAAGIKPQNNIQDCCNYIALDIGVPIIALNANKLNGDVESVELQDEEDFNAPNGKTYKLPPKTVVLKSKDGIEAVGGVTASIKHVFEPTMNNILLWSEDWNQEPVAIAGRLLGINNEQRYRAERGIDGELIPYAFQQAQQILGWQSKELGGPKNSTPFSIPFDPDLVKRLTSIEIAHETMYDILQKLGCAREGKLITIPSWRHDLHQPVDLVEEIIRIHGLGKLEPQPLPPAQPRKEGQPPVVFAKHLDLSRLVKHGLAACGFSEILSWSFISHEQAKAFGGGAEELQLLNPIAANMSDMRPSLLPGLINTAVNSAARGQKDVALFELSHIYKNTSENGQELSVAALRQNQAKFGQQARHWRGNAGFVDIFDAKQDAISILDLAGINIDKLSFEPEAPSFYHPGRSGLIKLGPNVLGHFGELHPDICELFAVKNALVMFELDLETIAKLASNKKNTAYTPQLQQNIYRDLAFVVEESVEAAKLQKAAANADKLITKINVFDVFTGSPIEPGMKSVGLELKISPAQPLAAAQIEAICSKVIEAIYKQTGAQLRS, encoded by the coding sequence ATGAAGTTTACCCTTTCTTGGCTTAAAGAGCATTTAGAAACCGACCATAGAATTGAGCAGATTGCAGAAGCACTCACCCAGCTTGGGCTAGAGGTAGAGAGCATTGATGACAAAGCCTATCTAGCACCCTTAAAAATCGCGCAGATAATCGAAGCCGCTCCGCATCCTAATGCCGATAAGCTGCAATTGCTGCAAGTAGATATTGGCGAGGGCAATCCCTTAAAAATCGTTTGCGGTGCAGCAAATGCTAGGGTGGGCCTTTGTGGCGTCTTGGCGCCGATCGGCACTTATTTACCGCATTTAGGGCTAACTATTCAACTTAGCAAAATTCGCGGCGAAACTAGCCATGGCATGATGTGCTCTGCCGCAGAGCTTGGCTTGCCAAATGACAATGGCGGTATTTTAGAACTGCCAGCAGATGCGCCAATCGGCGAATCTTACGCGAATTATGCCAAATTAAACGACCCGGTAATAGAAATCTCCGTAACGCCGAATCGGTCCGATTGTACAAGCGTCCACGGCATAGCACGCGATTTGGCTGCTTTTGGCCTCGGCAAGTTAAAAGAACTAGCAAACCAGGCGATACCGGACTCTATTCAACAGCGGCTAAATGCGGCTGGCATAAAACCACAAAATAACATTCAAGATTGCTGCAATTATATCGCCCTCGATATCGGTGTACCAATAATAGCATTAAATGCCAATAAATTAAATGGCGATGTTGAGTCTGTTGAGCTCCAAGACGAAGAAGATTTTAACGCGCCAAACGGAAAAACTTATAAATTACCGCCCAAAACTGTGGTGCTTAAGAGCAAAGACGGCATCGAAGCCGTCGGCGGTGTTACCGCTTCTATAAAACATGTTTTTGAACCAACTATGAACAATATATTACTCTGGAGCGAAGACTGGAACCAAGAACCAGTAGCAATAGCGGGGCGGTTATTAGGCATAAATAATGAGCAACGCTATCGCGCAGAGCGTGGCATCGATGGCGAGTTAATCCCCTATGCCTTTCAACAAGCACAACAAATTCTAGGCTGGCAAAGCAAAGAATTAGGGGGACCAAAAAACTCAACCCCCTTCTCAATTCCTTTTGACCCCGATTTAGTAAAACGTTTAACGAGCATAGAAATAGCACACGAAACAATGTATGATATTCTACAAAAGCTCGGCTGCGCCAGAGAAGGCAAGCTTATAACAATCCCTAGCTGGCGCCATGACCTTCACCAACCCGTCGATTTAGTAGAAGAAATTATACGCATCCATGGCCTGGGCAAGCTAGAACCACAGCCCCTACCTCCGGCACAGCCGCGAAAAGAAGGCCAGCCCCCTGTGGTTTTTGCCAAGCATTTGGACCTTAGCCGCCTGGTTAAACATGGTCTAGCCGCCTGCGGCTTTAGCGAAATCCTCTCCTGGTCCTTCATTAGCCATGAGCAAGCAAAAGCTTTTGGCGGCGGGGCAGAAGAGCTGCAATTGCTCAACCCCATCGCCGCAAATATGAGCGACATGCGGCCTTCATTACTGCCCGGCCTTATAAACACCGCAGTTAATAGCGCTGCCCGTGGGCAAAAAGATGTGGCTTTATTTGAACTTTCGCATATTTACAAAAACACAAGCGAAAATGGGCAAGAATTATCTGTGGCTGCCTTGCGGCAAAATCAAGCAAAATTCGGCCAGCAAGCTAGGCATTGGCGCGGCAATGCTGGATTTGTTGATATTTTTGACGCTAAGCAGGACGCTATAAGCATTTTGGATCTTGCTGGCATCAATATAGATAAATTGAGTTTTGAACCCGAAGCGCCAAGTTTTTACCATCCAGGGCGCAGCGGTTTAATAAAATTAGGCCCCAATGTACTAGGCCATTTTGGTGAGTTGCATCCGGATATTTGCGAACTCTTTGCGGTTAAAAACGCTCTTGTCATGTTTGAACTAGATTTAGAAACTATAGCAAAGCTAGCCAGCAATAAAAAAAATACCGCCTATACACCGCAATTACAGCAAAATATCTATCGTGATCTTGCCTTTGTGGTAGAAGAGAGCGTAGAAGCGGCAAAATTGCAAAAAGCGGCCGCAAATGCCGATAAATTAATTACCAAAATTAATGTTTTTGATGTTTTTACGGGCTCGCCAATCGAACCAGGCATGAAGTCTGTTGGACTAGAGCTAAAAATTAGCCCAGCCCAGCCGCTAGCTGCTGCACAGATTGAAGCTATCTGTAGCAAGGTAATAGAAGCCATATATAAACAAACTGGCGCGCAATTACGCTCATGA
- a CDS encoding SprT family zinc-dependent metalloprotease: MGNIVGPDKIIYYLGAPYKIVHIGGRGLCHLCAGEIYVPGQPEHLPRRLQDFYHSQAARIMLPIIYEYSEQLGVSFKRVRFKDTRSRWGSASSLGNLSFSWRIMMAPEPIVRYLIAHEVAHLRHMNHSELFWQTCALLCPQWQEYQDWLKRNGEAMMSVVFKNHRG, encoded by the coding sequence ATGGGTAATATAGTAGGCCCCGACAAGATAATATATTATCTGGGTGCACCATATAAAATAGTGCATATTGGTGGCCGGGGCTTGTGCCATTTATGTGCTGGTGAGATTTACGTACCCGGCCAGCCGGAGCATTTGCCGCGCCGCTTGCAGGATTTCTATCACAGTCAAGCTGCCCGAATCATGCTGCCTATTATTTATGAATATAGCGAGCAATTAGGCGTTAGCTTCAAGCGCGTTCGTTTTAAAGATACGCGGTCGCGCTGGGGCTCGGCTAGTAGCTTGGGCAATTTATCGTTTAGCTGGCGTATTATGATGGCGCCAGAGCCTATAGTGCGCTATTTAATAGCCCACGAGGTAGCGCATTTGCGCCATATGAATCATAGCGAGTTATTTTGGCAAACTTGCGCTTTGCTGTGCCCACAATGGCAAGAATATCAAGACTGGCTAAAGCGCAATGGTGAGGCGATGATGAGCGTGGTTTTTAAAAATCATCGGGGCTAA